Below is a window of Pirellulales bacterium DNA.
TGCCGACACGATCACCAACAACAGCAACGTGGCAAAGCGGCGCAGGTCGTTCAGCAGGCGCCGATCCTGATGATAGATGAAGTAGCCGCAGAGCGAGTACAGCGCGAAGATCATGCCCAGTGTCGCCAGCGAGCGAATCACGCCGTGAGCCCGCGAGAGGCGCGAGACCTCGTGCGTGTGATTGAGCTTCAACAGCTGGATCGTCTCGGGCGTGAGCGTTTCGCCGGCTCGCACCAGTTCCGGCGACTTGGGCTGGTCTTCGACGGCGACGGGAATCACCAGTGCGATATCTTGGCTGAGTACGTCCCCCACGCGGTAGAGGAACGGTGGTTCCCAGGCCTTGGTCACGGCCAATAGCAGAACCGCCGTCAGCAAACACATGCCGATCCGCAGCAGGACGTCGACCCGCTGTAGTCTGGCCCACAAACGGGCAAGACGGCCCGGCGGCGGTCGGAATGATACGACCCGCGACGTGCGAACAGTTTTTCGAGCACCAGTGGACATTATTTCATCAAGCGGTCGTACGTTGCCGCTTGGAACCCTCGTCATACGCACGCACGATATCCTGCACCAACCGATGGCGCACGATATCCGCGGTAGTCAGCGCGACTTGAGCCAGCCCCTTGATGCGTCGCAGTCTCCGCATCGCATCGACCAGGCCGCTTGTCGCATGTGCCGGCAAATCGATTTGTGTAGTATCGCCCGAGACGACTATCTTCGATCCTCGTCCCATGCGTGTGAGAAACATCTTCATCTGCGCGACCGTCGTATTCTGCGCTTCGTCCAGAATGATGAAGGCGTCATTCAGCGTGCGGCCGCGCATGTAGGCCAGCGGAATCACCTCGATCAAGTCCTGATCCGTGTAACGGCGAATCTGGTCGAAATCCATCATTTCCCGCAGCGCATCCAACAACGGCCGCAAGTAAGGATTGATCTTGGCTTGCAGGTCACCGGGCAAGTAGCCCAGGCTCTCGCCGGCCTCGACCGCCGGTCTTACTAGCACGATCTTGCGAATACGCTCTTGTTTTAGCGCGGCCACGGCCATGGCCACGGCCAAATAGGTCTTGCCCGTACCCGCCGGTCCAACACAAAACACGATGTCGTGCTCGGCGATAGTCTGCACGTAGCGTGCCTGCCCCGGCGTCCGCGGCACGACCTTGCGGCCGGCATTCATAACCTCGATGGCTGTCGTGGCGCCGTTGGGCACTTGCCCCGCGACGTCGGAAAGAATGCGCGCGACCTCTTCGGCCTCGACACTTCCTTGCCGATGTATGAGAGATTTCAACTGTTCGATCACTTCGGTGGCGCGGGCCACGGCGCTATCGGGACCCTGAATGCGGATCTGGTCGTCCCGCGCGGAGATATCGACGGCCAGTGCATCGCGAATCTTGCGCAAATGCTGGTCGCGAGTGCCAAACAGCGACAATAGCGCCTTGGCGTCGACCACCGAGATGGTTGCTTCTGTCATTCAGGGAGTGCCACAGCCGTAGGGCCGGAGCAACCGGTAAGGATCTTGATCCTCAGCTATTTTATAACTTACTACGCTCGGCTGCGAACAGCCGGTCAGTACATTGCATTGTAAGTGATTTGTGCAGAAAGGTTTGCATTATTTTCACCGGGTGCCGGCGAGCTACCTCACGGCTCTTCTCGTGTAAAATCTGCGCGATTTAACCCCTCTCGACGGTCCACCCCCTACAGCCCGTAGCTCCACCATAAATACGCAACGGGTGCGGCCACCAGCACGGAATCGATCAGATCTAGCACACCACCGAAGCCCGGCATCCAGTCGCTTGAATCCTTGCGGCCCAAATCGCGTTTCAAGAGCGATTCGGCCAGGTCGCCGAGCATCCCGGCGACACCTACGGTCAGTCCGAATCCCAGCCATTGCCAGACTTCTACGGGCGGAGTCGATGTGGCGCTCAGGGTAGGCCAAAGCACGACCAGCGTCAGCCACGCACCACAGGTAGAGAACAGCAGACCCCCCACGGCGCCTTCAATAGTCTTGCCGGGACTCAGGCGGGGCGCCAGCTTGTGGCGGCCGATTAACCGGCCAACGACATAGGCGCCGATGTCCGAAAGCTTGACCACGACCAACAAGGAGACCAGGGCCGCCAGGCCCCAACTTCCCTGTGGCCCGGCAAAACGCAATTGCACGGCAAAGCTCAGCAGCAAGCCGATGTACAGCAAGACCAGCGCCGTGGCGGCAAGTCGCTCGCTCTGCCCTCCCGGTTCTGTGTAACGAACCACTTCCACCGTCAGAGCGACAACGAGCGCGCTCGCCAAGGCCAGGGCGGGCCAGAGCCATTGCTCGAGTGAGAATTGCGACCAAACGTGCGGCACCCAATTCGAGGCAACCATTGCGAGGTTCCCGGCTTGGACCACCCAGCCGATCGGTGCGGTGGCCCGCTGGGCCAGCATACGGGCGAGCTCACTCGTGCCCAGACCCGCGATTAGTAGGGCCACTGGCAGTAGCCATGCCCCCGGAATTGCGGCACGTGTGTCGAGCCAGCACAGGACGCCCAGAGCGACTGAGAACGTGACGCCAAGTAGGATTCTCCAGCGAAGCATGTGGTGTACTGTACCGAGTCGGGGCCTGGGCCGTCAGCCTCCCCATAATAGACGTCGGCCGCCCGGGTTGCGATTCTCCCCAAGAGCGCCGGATATCAGGCACCGTGGCCATTGCCAGCAGGCTGGACGTCGTTGTGGTCGCACGAAGGACGCCCGGCGGCCCCTTTTCGCTCCGCAGCGTCGGCGGTATCATCGGCAGTTTGCACCATGCCCGGTCCGCGAACAATGTGTGGAGACTCGAAGCGACATGGCCCACGACACAAACGTCACCTGGCACGAACACAGCGTCACCCGTGAAGAACGCGAGCGATTGAACAGCCACAAAGGTTGCGTGGTTTGGTTCACAGGGTTGAGCGCCTGCGGCAAGAGCACGATCTCGAACCTGGTGGATCACAAGCTTCATGCCCGTGGCCTGCGCAGTTTCGTCCTCGATGGTGATAACGTGCGGCATGGCCTCAACGCTGGCCCTGGCATGCTCAAGGAGCGCCACGGCGAAGATTACGCCAAGCGCTTTGGGCTCGGTTTCTCGGCCCAGGACCGCGAGGAAAACATTCGACGCATCGGCGCGGTTGCCAAACTGTTTGGCGAGTCCGGTGTCGTGGCTTTGACGGCCTTCATCAGCCCCTACCGGCGCGATCGCGACGCGGTGCGGGCTGCGATGCGTCCGGGCGATTTCATCGAGATCTTCGTCGACGCGCCCATCGAAATCTGTGAAGCGCGCGATCCCAAGGGCCTGTACAAGAAGGCCCGCGCCGGCGAACTAAAGGGTTTCACCGGCATCGACGATCCCTACGAAGCGCCCGAGAGCCCCGAACTAACTCTCGATGCCAGCAAGAAGGACGCCGAGACTTTGGCCAACGAAGTCATCGCCTATCTGGAAAAAGCCGGCAAGCTCTGCTAGTCGGCAATTCTGTCAAACGTCTGTTTGTGCTCGCGCGGATCCCAACCGATGCGTAGTCCGATGCGCGCGTCAGATATTTTGGACATGCGCGTCCGCGAGGGTCGTTAGTAATGGCGCGCGTGGGTTCCAGCGCGCCCGGGTTCAAGCCGGCTTCGGGCGTGCTGCCGTGAATGCCGCGCCGTGGTTGACGATCAGGGCTGGTGCCGGCGTCGGTCCACCTTCGTCTTCCGCCCCGTCAACGGTAGGTGTCTGGAGCGCGGGACGAGCCGCCAGGTAGTCGCGGATAAATATCAGCGTCTCCTCGATCGTATCGGCTTGTATCAACAACAGATCGCCCGGGCGAAGTGCATCCAAAGATGCCTCGACCGAGCGCGAGCAACCCTGAAAGCCCTCGACCTCCTTCACGCGCGCTCCGGCGGCCAGTCCCTGGCGAATGAGCTGCATGATCTCGCCATCGGCCCGGCCACGCTTGTACTGATCCTCATACAGAACCACGCGATCAAAGGCATCCCCCAGGATCTGCCCCTGTTTGATCATGTCGCAGTCGCGACGATCGCCGGCCGCCGAGTACACCACCATACGGCGCTCGTGGGGGAACGCGGCGATGGCTTCAATTAACGACGTCAGGGCCGAGACATTGTGCCCATAGTCGACGATCACAGTAGCGCCGGCCACAGAAAGCACGTTAAAGCGGCCGGGCACCATGTCGGATTCGCTGCTAAAGCTCTTCAGCCCTGCACGGATGTCGTCGAACGACACATTGAGGGCCCAGACTGCGGCAGCCGAGGCGAGCGCATTCTCGATCATGAACGAGACTCGCCCCTGGCGGGTGACGGGAATCTCGGTCAGGGGGATTTGCAGCTCAATGCGTGCGCCCACGGCCAACACCAGATTTCTATCCCGCACAAATGCCAGGCGTCCGCCGGCGCGGCGATGCGTTTGCATGACCGCGTGGTCGCCATCCTGAGAAAAGAAGATCACCGCACCACGGCAATGCTCACCCATCGCGGCCGTATAGTTGTCGTCGGCTTTGAGCACGGCATAGCCAGTAGAAGGAACCGTTTCGACGGCCGTGCGTTTGACGCGTGCCATGTCGTCGAGCGTTTCGATGCCAGCCAGGCCCAAATGGTCACCCTCGCCAATGTTGGTCACCACGGCCACATCACACTGATCGAATCCCAAGCCTTCGCGCAACACTCCGCCGCGGGCGATTTCCAGCACGGCGGCATCGACTTTCGGATTCATAAGAATCGTTCGTGCACTCTTCGGTCCGCTACAGTCGCCGGTTTCAATGCGTCGACGGTCGATATATATCCCCTCGGTGCAGGTCATGCCGACGTGCTTGCCGATCGACTGCAAGATGTGTGAAATGCAGCGTGTGGTCGTCGTCTTGCCGTTGGTGCCGGTGACGGCCACGAGCGGAATGCGTCCGTTTTCGCCAGGGGCGAACAGCGTCCCTACGATCGCCTCGCCCACGGGGCGCGACTTGCCAGCCGATGGTTCGATGTGCATCCGTAGGCCTGGGCCGGCGTTGACTTCGACAATGACGCCGTTCTGCTCCTCCAGTGGACGATCGATATGGCAGGCCACGATGTCGATGCCCGCCACGTCTAGTCCGACGACGCGCGCCGCTTCGATCGCTCGGGCTGCCACCTGGGGGTGAACATGATCCGTCACGTCGGTTGCCGTGCCGCCGGTGCTAAGGTTCGCGTTGCGGCGGATCAGCACGCGCCTGCCAGCCGGAGGAACCGAGTCAGGCGAAAAGCCTTGCTCGCTCAGGACCACCAGCGCGATCGGGTCCAGCTTGATCTTGCTAAGGGCCGTGGCATGATCCTCGCCGCGATGCGGATTCTTATTCTCTTGTTCGACAAGTTGGGCCACGGTTCGCGCGCCGTCGCCGGTGACTTGTGCCGATTCGCGTCGCGCAGCGGCAATCACCCGGCCGCCAATTACCAGCAGCCGGTAATCGTCTCCAGGGGCAAAGCTCTCTACCAAAACGGTCGATTCCTCGGCCCGGGCCGCCTCGTAGGCCTTGAGAACCTGAGAACGCGACGTGAGGTTGGTCGTCACCCCGCGGCCCTGGTTGCCATACTGCGGTTTGACGACGACCGCGCCGCCAATTTCCTCGGCGGCACGCCAGGCGTCTTCGGCGTCCTCGACGGTTCGCCCGACCGGGGCCGGAACCCCGACGGTACGGAGCAAACGACGCGTCAGCTCTTTGTCCTGGGCGATCGTCTCCGCGATGGCGCTGGTTTGTTCCGTCTCGGCTGTCCAGATGCGGCGGGCGCGAGCGCCCCAGCCTAGTTGCACCAGGCTGCCACTGTTCAAACGACGCGTGGGTATACCGCGTGCTTCGGCGGCTTCGACAATCGCCCGCGTGCTGGGGCCCAATTGTGTCTCGTGCAGCAGCGACCGCAGTTGGCTGACCTCGGCATCGACATCGAACGGCTGGTCATGCACCGCGGCCAGGAACAGCCGCTGCGACAAATCGAGCGCGGCCTTTCCGACAGCCTCTTCGCGATAGCGAACGATGACGCGATAGACACCGGCCTCGGGCAGCTCACGAGCTTTGCCAAATCCCACTTGCGATCCGGCCAGGCATTGCAGCTCGATGCAGATGTGTTCCAGGATGTGCGCCGGGTACGTTCCATTGCGCAGCCGTTGAAAAAACCCGCCGCGCTCGCCGATGCTGCAACGGTGCTCGACAAGCGAAGGCATCCACGCCATCAGGCGATCGTTGAAGCCGGGCAGCTCGTGCGATGGCGAATCCTTGAAAGGCCCCAGGTCGACGATGGCTTCCAAGACGGGAAACGAAGCCCAAATGTTCGGGCCTCGCAACGCATACACCTTGCGGATTTCCATACTCGCTGTCAGCCTTTCCACTTTTCTGATAGGCAAACGTAAGGCAGCGCACGCCGGTTGATATCACCGTTGGATGTTTTGCGCCGCACGTGAGAAACCAATTCGAGAACGCCAATTCGGGGGACGGTTGTACGCTGAAGCTCGGCGCAAACTTTCTGCTGCGCGATCGATCGGAGATTGCAATTTCGGGGCCGGGGAAGTCGTGCCTGGTCGCGCGCCTTAGCGCTGGGACGACGCGGCAGGCAAGTCGCTCTGCGGGTGTTCGTCGAGCAGTCGGTGTGGGTTGAAATGACCCGGAATCCTGCGCACCACGTGCTACCTCGACGGGAGGGCTACCAGCAATCGTATCGCCAGACGACTGGCGAAAGCAAGAATGTTGCAGGCAATTCTGATTGGAGCAAGGCGAGTTGCTGGATCCGATCGCTGTACGACTGATTTTTCCCTCCCATTTTCCCGACCGGCCCATCGGCCGGTTGCCCGGCAATCGCAGACATCGGCAGGGGGGCCGAACCGAGGGCGTTGCTAGCACCTTCCTTTTCACGACCCTAAGCGTCGATGCACAGAAGGGTTGGAGCAAATGCAGCCAAAGAAACCAGACCGCCCGCCATAGGCTCGCCTGCTGCAGATCCCTCGATCGCGGTCAACATAGGCACAAGTGTCGACTCCAGGGCAGCGGCCAGCTCTGCGCCAATGGCCAATGTCACTGCCCGAGTTCGATGTCGTGATCAGTCGGACGCCCGACTGGCAGTTCAACGGCCAAACCGTTTCGAATTGAGCACCCGCGACGACAGCGGTTCGCAAGCTTGTACCTGATCGGTGGGGAGCCATACTTACCCGTGTATGCGGTTCACGACCGGAGACGGACGGGTTCGATCCGACTGCCGGTCGGATGTGTGTTTTTCTGTCAGTGAATGGGAGTTAGCATGATTTGTCGCCTCATGAGCCTGGCGGTATTTGGTTCTTTTTTGTTCCCTGCGCTGGTGCTTGCTACCGAGCCACAACCTTGGGCGCGCGAACAACTCGAAGAATTGGTGCGTTTCTATCGCGATTTGCACCAAACCCCGGAGCTCTCGTTCCACGAGGAGAAAACAGCTGCCAAGTTGGCGGCAGAACTGCGGGCTGTAGGTGCCAAGGTGACGACCGGCATCGGCGGAACCGGAGTCGTGGCGATTCTCGAAAATGGTCCTGGTCCGCGCCTAATGATTCGCGCCGACATGGACGCCCTGCCCGTGGTCGAAAACACGCAGTTGGCTTATGCGTCGAAGGTAAAGGTCAAGGACGACACCGGCGCCGAAGTGGGTGTCATGCACGCCTGCGGTCACGATATCCACATGACATGCCTGATCGGCGTGGCACATTACCTGGCCGATTTCAAAGATCGCTGGAGCGGCACCGTGATGTTTCTTTGTCAGCCCGCCGAAGAACGCGGCTCGGGCGCCAAACGCATGATCCAAGATGGTTGCTTCGAACGATTCTTCAAACCCGATTTCTCATTAGCCTTGCACGTCGACGGTACGCTGGCGGCGGGTAGCGTCGGATATCGCTCCGGTTATGCCTTGGCCAATGTAGATAGCGTCGATATCACGGTCCGCGGGCGCGGCGGACATGGCGCCTACCCGCATGCCACTATAGACCCGATCGTGCAGGCCGCGCATCTGGTACTGGACTTGCAAACAATAGTCAGTCGCGAGATCAAGCCCACCGAGCCAGCGGTTATTACGGTGGGCTCGATTCATGGCGGCTCGAAGCACAATATCATTGGCGACAGCTGCCATTTGCAGATCACGGTGCGCAGCTTCAGCGACGACGTACGCAAGCATTTGCTGGCGGCCATCGAGCGCAAGGCCAAGGCCGTGGCCGCCGGGGCCGGCGCCCCCGAGCCCACGATCGCGATCTCGGAGGGCACTCCGGCCATGTTCAACGATGCCAAGTTGGTCGAGCGTGTGCTGCCCGTGTTCAAACGTGTGTTGGGGGAAGACAAGGTTGTTGCGACCGAGGCCTCGATGGGAGGCGAAGACTACAGCGAATACGGACTGGCCGGCGTGCCGATTTTCATGTTTCAATTGGGGTCGGTCGATGCTCAACGCCTGGCCGGATTAAAGCGGATTGACCAGAAGCCGCCGTCGCTGCACTCGCAGCTCTACTATCCTGACGCCGAAGAAACATTGGTCACGGGCGTCACGGCGATGGCCTCGGTCGTCATGGATTTGTTGCCGCCCAAGAAACCTTCCTAAGGCGGAGTCGCCCATGACGCGTCGGTCGTTAATGCTAGGGTTGGCCGGATACCTGACAACAATCGTGGCCATTTTGTGGGGTTTACGCCAAGCACGCGAGGCCGTGCTTGCACGGATGGGGGACGAGCAGACCGTCGCCGCCTGGCGTGACTGGGCCGAGGAAACACGCCGGCCGATCGAACCAGGTCAAGCCGTCGAGCGGCGGCCGGTGAAAAGCGACGAACCCCCGGCGCTGATCCTGATGCGGGACCACTTCGGCTCGGTTCGGTTAGTGAGCCTGTTGATCGGGTCGTTCGTGTTTGCCTTTCTGACCTTCCTGGGCGTGGGGATCTGGCGGCAAAGCCGTGATCCCAGGGCGCCGGGACAGAAGCCCGACGCCCGAGAGCCGTAGGCTTTCGCTAGCATTTGCGGGGCTCATTGGGGAAGGAATCCGCGGGAAAATCGCATTCGGATGCTTTGCGCGTCCGTGGCGCCTCAGTACAATGAGCCACTGTCGTACGGCAGCCCGCCGGCGTGGGGAGCATTAAGTATAGAAACCGTGTTCTGCGGTTTGCTCCGGCGGTTGCTCGAACGACGATCTCTTCTCTCAGTTTCGTCGAACACATTTATTTCGTGCCCATGTCTTTGCGCATGCTGACCCGCATGACTGCGGTGAGCGCGCGACCATTGGTGTCGCGCGTCTCGAAGCGAAGTTTTTGCGGTGGAGGATCGTTTGTGCTGGACGGTTTCTGTCCCGGCAACGCGCGGCCAAACATTGGAAAGGCTCGACGGTGAACGGTTTCACCAAACCTCCTCACAACGGCAAAGCTCGGAAGAAAAAGATGATCAGCAAGCTTAGCGATTCGCCATTATCGTCGGCTCGGGCTGCTTCGCCTCGCGTACCCGACGGCGTCGTCAAGGATCTGGCCAAGGTCTTCAAGTTGCTCTCGGACGAGACGCGTTTGCGGGTCTTGCTCTATCTGACGCAAGACCACGAATTGCACGTTCGCGCCCTGTGCGACATGCTGGCCCAAAGCCAGCCGGCAGTGAGCCATCATTTAGCGCTTTTGCGCGTGGCCGGGCTGATCGAATCGCGCCGCGAGGGGAAGCATAATTTCTACCGGATTCTCCCCGATCGATTCGAGACGCTGCTGGACACGGTATTCGCGGCCGTGCCCAAGGACGAGCGGCGCATCCGCTTCGAGGACTACGTGCTCAGCTACGCGCCCTCGGGTGCGATGGTCTAGAGCCCACGGGCGCAGTGCGATTGCCGGGCGGAATGCTTACTTGGTTCCGATCGCAACCAGCTCGGTGGTCGTACGCAGATAGAGCCGGTCCCCGACCGCTGCAGGAGATGCCAGAATCGGCGATCCGAGATCATTTTCCGCAACGATGTCGAGCTTGTTTCCCGGCCGGACGACGAACGTCACGCCCGACTCGCTGGGAAAATAGAGCAGCCCCTGGGCCTCGATGGGCGAGGCAGAGAACTTGTCGCGGATGCGCGACTGCCAGACCATCTCGCCACTCTCGGCGTCCAGGCAAGTGGCGATCCCCGTATCGTTCACGGTGTACAGCCGCCCGTCGTAATAGATAGGCGACGGAACATGGGGTCCGCCGCGCACGGCGCGCCACGCCAGATGCGTGTCGGTAATATCACCGCGTCCGCCAGGATGTACACCCAAAGTCGGTCCCTGCCGCCCCGAGGCCGTGAAGATCATATGCGGACCCACGACGACGGTGGGAATCACCTCGACCGTGGGACCCTTCAGCGACCACAGTTCTTCGCCCGTCCGTGGATCGTATCCCTTCAATGTCTGACCGCCTGCGTAGACCAGTTCGTCCCGATCGTCGACGCGCAGCACCAGCGGTGTTGACCAGCCCATGGATTTCGCCCGCTCGCGCTTCCACAACACCTGTCCAGTGCGTTTGTCGAGCGCCAAGAACACGGAATCGTTCTTGTTTTGATCGTGTACCAGGATCACCGAATTCTCGAACAACAGCGGGCTCGCGCCGGTGCCCCAGGTAGTGTCGAACACATCCGGCATCGGGTAATGCCAAACCAGGTTCCCCTCGAAGTCGTAACAAACGAGTCCCCCGGCACCTAAAAACGCGATCACGCGCTCGCCATCGGTCACGGGCGTGGCTGACGCATAACCGTTCTTGTCGCGCACATTGGGTTCGACCTCGTGCACCGGAATCGTGCGGCTCCAGAGCAGCCTGCCGTCCTCGCGCGCCACGCAGTGCAGCGCGCGGTCGGCGCCCTTATCCCCTGCACTGGTGAGAAAGATGCGATCGTTCCAGATCACGGGCGATGAATTCCCCGCGCCGGGTAGGGGCGTGCGCCAAACGATGTTTTCCGTCTCCGACCAGCGAGTTGGCAAGTCATGGGCCATGCTATGCCCTTGCCCGTCGGGTCCGCGAAAACGAGGCCATTGCTGTTCCGAGCCAGGCGAAGGAAGTTCGATGGAAATCGGTACGTCGGTCGTTGCGGCGCCGCGCTTGATCGTGCCGGCCTTTTCGGACTTCGCGCCGCGGTCGAAGGGGGCTTGCAGCTTGTAATGCGCGTAACCGTCGCGCATCACGTTCAAGAACTTCTCGCGAATGGCCACGCGGCGGTCGTAGGCCGCTCGCAGGTCGGGATCGGTCTGCACCTTATCCATGCCGCCATGCGTCTCGGCGAAGCTCTCGGCATTATCCAGCGTCTCGACACGCTGCCACTCGGCCCCCAGGTCGGTGATCAACATC
It encodes the following:
- a CDS encoding PhoH family protein, translating into MTEATISVVDAKALLSLFGTRDQHLRKIRDALAVDISARDDQIRIQGPDSAVARATEVIEQLKSLIHRQGSVEAEEVARILSDVAGQVPNGATTAIEVMNAGRKVVPRTPGQARYVQTIAEHDIVFCVGPAGTGKTYLAVAMAVAALKQERIRKIVLVRPAVEAGESLGYLPGDLQAKINPYLRPLLDALREMMDFDQIRRYTDQDLIEVIPLAYMRGRTLNDAFIILDEAQNTTVAQMKMFLTRMGRGSKIVVSGDTTQIDLPAHATSGLVDAMRRLRRIKGLAQVALTTADIVRHRLVQDIVRAYDEGSKRQRTTA
- a CDS encoding phosphatidate cytidylyltransferase, translating into MLRWRILLGVTFSVALGVLCWLDTRAAIPGAWLLPVALLIAGLGTSELARMLAQRATAPIGWVVQAGNLAMVASNWVPHVWSQFSLEQWLWPALALASALVVALTVEVVRYTEPGGQSERLAATALVLLYIGLLLSFAVQLRFAGPQGSWGLAALVSLLVVVKLSDIGAYVVGRLIGRHKLAPRLSPGKTIEGAVGGLLFSTCGAWLTLVVLWPTLSATSTPPVEVWQWLGFGLTVGVAGMLGDLAESLLKRDLGRKDSSDWMPGFGGVLDLIDSVLVAAPVAYLWWSYGL
- the cysC gene encoding adenylyl-sulfate kinase is translated as MAHDTNVTWHEHSVTREERERLNSHKGCVVWFTGLSACGKSTISNLVDHKLHARGLRSFVLDGDNVRHGLNAGPGMLKERHGEDYAKRFGLGFSAQDREENIRRIGAVAKLFGESGVVALTAFISPYRRDRDAVRAAMRPGDFIEIFVDAPIEICEARDPKGLYKKARAGELKGFTGIDDPYEAPESPELTLDASKKDAETLANEVIAYLEKAGKLC
- the cphA gene encoding cyanophycin synthetase, which translates into the protein MEIRKVYALRGPNIWASFPVLEAIVDLGPFKDSPSHELPGFNDRLMAWMPSLVEHRCSIGERGGFFQRLRNGTYPAHILEHICIELQCLAGSQVGFGKARELPEAGVYRVIVRYREEAVGKAALDLSQRLFLAAVHDQPFDVDAEVSQLRSLLHETQLGPSTRAIVEAAEARGIPTRRLNSGSLVQLGWGARARRIWTAETEQTSAIAETIAQDKELTRRLLRTVGVPAPVGRTVEDAEDAWRAAEEIGGAVVVKPQYGNQGRGVTTNLTSRSQVLKAYEAARAEESTVLVESFAPGDDYRLLVIGGRVIAAARRESAQVTGDGARTVAQLVEQENKNPHRGEDHATALSKIKLDPIALVVLSEQGFSPDSVPPAGRRVLIRRNANLSTGGTATDVTDHVHPQVAARAIEAARVVGLDVAGIDIVACHIDRPLEEQNGVIVEVNAGPGLRMHIEPSAGKSRPVGEAIVGTLFAPGENGRIPLVAVTGTNGKTTTTRCISHILQSIGKHVGMTCTEGIYIDRRRIETGDCSGPKSARTILMNPKVDAAVLEIARGGVLREGLGFDQCDVAVVTNIGEGDHLGLAGIETLDDMARVKRTAVETVPSTGYAVLKADDNYTAAMGEHCRGAVIFFSQDGDHAVMQTHRRAGGRLAFVRDRNLVLAVGARIELQIPLTEIPVTRQGRVSFMIENALASAAAVWALNVSFDDIRAGLKSFSSESDMVPGRFNVLSVAGATVIVDYGHNVSALTSLIEAIAAFPHERRMVVYSAAGDRRDCDMIKQGQILGDAFDRVVLYEDQYKRGRADGEIMQLIRQGLAAGARVKEVEGFQGCSRSVEASLDALRPGDLLLIQADTIEETLIFIRDYLAARPALQTPTVDGAEDEGGPTPAPALIVNHGAAFTAARPKPA
- a CDS encoding amidohydrolase, whose translation is MICRLMSLAVFGSFLFPALVLATEPQPWAREQLEELVRFYRDLHQTPELSFHEEKTAAKLAAELRAVGAKVTTGIGGTGVVAILENGPGPRLMIRADMDALPVVENTQLAYASKVKVKDDTGAEVGVMHACGHDIHMTCLIGVAHYLADFKDRWSGTVMFLCQPAEERGSGAKRMIQDGCFERFFKPDFSLALHVDGTLAAGSVGYRSGYALANVDSVDITVRGRGGHGAYPHATIDPIVQAAHLVLDLQTIVSREIKPTEPAVITVGSIHGGSKHNIIGDSCHLQITVRSFSDDVRKHLLAAIERKAKAVAAGAGAPEPTIAISEGTPAMFNDAKLVERVLPVFKRVLGEDKVVATEASMGGEDYSEYGLAGVPIFMFQLGSVDAQRLAGLKRIDQKPPSLHSQLYYPDAEETLVTGVTAMASVVMDLLPPKKPS
- a CDS encoding metalloregulator ArsR/SmtB family transcription factor — encoded protein: MISKLSDSPLSSARAASPRVPDGVVKDLAKVFKLLSDETRLRVLLYLTQDHELHVRALCDMLAQSQPAVSHHLALLRVAGLIESRREGKHNFYRILPDRFETLLDTVFAAVPKDERRIRFEDYVLSYAPSGAMV
- a CDS encoding PQQ-binding-like beta-propeller repeat protein, encoding MRMILLFLLATLPACLPTLADEIDKKYPLGDQLRVLAEDAESPAFHKLVMEMLITDLGAEWQRVETLDNAESFAETHGGMDKVQTDPDLRAAYDRRVAIREKFLNVMRDGYAHYKLQAPFDRGAKSEKAGTIKRGAATTDVPISIELPSPGSEQQWPRFRGPDGQGHSMAHDLPTRWSETENIVWRTPLPGAGNSSPVIWNDRIFLTSAGDKGADRALHCVAREDGRLLWSRTIPVHEVEPNVRDKNGYASATPVTDGERVIAFLGAGGLVCYDFEGNLVWHYPMPDVFDTTWGTGASPLLFENSVILVHDQNKNDSVFLALDKRTGQVLWKRERAKSMGWSTPLVLRVDDRDELVYAGGQTLKGYDPRTGEELWSLKGPTVEVIPTVVVGPHMIFTASGRQGPTLGVHPGGRGDITDTHLAWRAVRGGPHVPSPIYYDGRLYTVNDTGIATCLDAESGEMVWQSRIRDKFSASPIEAQGLLYFPSESGVTFVVRPGNKLDIVAENDLGSPILASPAAVGDRLYLRTTTELVAIGTK